The following proteins are co-located in the Dromiciops gliroides isolate mDroGli1 chromosome 2, mDroGli1.pri, whole genome shotgun sequence genome:
- the LOC122742250 gene encoding olfactory receptor 4F6-like codes for MDEVNHSVVVEFVFLGLSDSWEIQLLLFLFSSVVYVASIMGNLLILLTVIFDPHLHSPMYFLLANLSFIDLGFCSIAAPKMICDLFRKHKVISFGGCVAQIFFSHAFGGVEMVLLIAMSFDRYIAICKPLHYLTIMNPRMCIFLLILAWITGITHSGVQLAFVADLPFCGPNVLDSFFCDLPQFIKLACTDTYRLQFMVTANSGFISLACFCVLIISYIFILVTVQKHSSGVSLKAFSTLAAHITVVVLFFGPLIFFYTWPFHISNLDKFLAIFDAVITPFLNPVIYTFRNKEMKVGMKRVCNRLVSFRKFS; via the coding sequence ATGGATGAAGTGAATCATTCTGTAGTAGTTGAGTTTGTGTTCCTTGGACTCTCTGATTCATGGGAGATCCaacttcttctttttctgttctcctCTGTGGTCTATGTGGCAAGTATAATGGGAAACCTGCTTATTTTGCTCACTGTGATCTTTGATCCTCACTTACATTCTCCTATGTACTTCCTGCTGGCTAATCTGTCCTTTATTGACTTGGGATTTTGCTCCATTGCAGCTCCTAAAATGATTTGTGATCTTTTCAGGAAGCACAAAGTCATCTCATTTGGTGGCTGTGTTGCTCAGATCTTCTTTAGTCATGCTTTTGGTGGTGTTGAGATGGTGTTGCTCATAGCCATGTCCTTTGACAGATATATTGCTATATGTAAGCCTCTCCACTACCTGACCATTATGAACCCAAgaatgtgtatttttcttttgattcttgcCTGGATCACTGGCATCACTCACTCAGGGGTCCAGTTGGCTTTTGTTGCAGATTTGCCTTTTTGTGGTCCTAATGTATTAGATAGTTTTTTTTGTGACCTTCCTCAGTTCATCAAACTGGCCTGTACTGATACCTATAGACTGCAATTCATGGTTACTGCTAATAGTGGATTCATCTCCCTGGCTTGCTTCTGTGTATTGATCATCTCCTACATCTTCATCTTGGTCACAGTCCAGAAACATTCTTCAGGTGTTTCCCTCAAGGCTTTCTCTACTCTGGCAGCTCATATCACTGTGGTGGTTTTGTTCTTTGGTCCATTGATCTTTTTCTATACATGGCCATTCCACATATCAAATTTGGATAAATTTCTTGCCATCTTTGATGCAGTTATTACTCCCTTTCTGAATCCAGTCATTTATACATTCAGAAACAAAGAGATGAAAGTGGGAATGAAAAGAGTGTGTAA